TTACCATAAACCTGAATCAAACAACCAATACTGGTACAGGTACTGGTTGAGGTAACCGTCTTCatagagacatctggtagccattgacataTTAAAGTAAAGTTGGCATTTAGATAAATGCTACTTTTAAGTGTACACAATATAAatactttaataatatcaatatttcaTGTTCTTGGAGGAAATTGTAAAAACAGATATTGTAGTTTTACCATGGAGGTTTTACTGATAATGAGTTTAATTCGAAGTGGAAATGCAATGATAGATAGAGACAGATAATAGAGTTTCAGATATTAGATTTAAGCGTCATCTATTATTGACAAACTACAATGAGCAGCTAAGCTATTATTCATGCTTTATCTggaatattaattgattttaatttataaaatggcaAAAAGAATAATCCTAaggccttgtctacactatcaaacttgtgacaaaaacatgtagTGTAATGCCCAAAGagcgtagtgatatgacatcatcatgtccatatatgggcacatcacatttttttgtcacataatgtttgatagtgtagacaaggcttaaggcAACTAAAAAGtagataaaaaaatgtttttagaaACTTTGTGTACACtgactaataaaaaaaaactacaaaaagAAGCATTGCATCTAAGAGTCCAACCACAAACAGCTTTCCTTCTTGATTAATCATTTACACCATAATTATCTTATGACTAAGATCCTAACATTTAGCAAACTAACTTTGACAACGTGATATAATAAAGTACAGCATGTAAAAACTGATGATACAAACCattctaagctctgtctacactatcaaacattatgtgacgaAACGAAAATATgcacatggacatgatgatgtcatcatatttgggcatatcacacttatttttgtcaaactagtttgtttctacagtgtagacagagcttggcAATGTATAACACCAAATTACTGCTCATACAACTTGTTTTTAGTAACAATCTTGTTGGTACAAAAGTATACACTATACAGCATACGATCGACTACTAAAAAAAACCTCCGCAGTTTTagaaacaaatgtaaatatttgaTATCTCCATTTTAATATTGATCCACCATATTAATGTGAATATTACGGTTTAATTAACTGTTGATTATAATTATCTCAATTTTAAGAATTTAATCTCAAgattaaaatagaaaatgaaaatataccATAATTAgattttatcaaaattattacatttaaagTGATCACATGACCATTTGCCTCAACAATAAAATAGAACACACATACAGAATATCCTAATTAATTcgaaaaacaaattatcaagTTAGTATGTGTCATAATTACACACATCTCAATCTATTAGAACTAAGACGGTATAACAGGTGACAGAATGACTGATCCGTTACGGGCTAAGGTCACAAATCAATTTATTAAGGTGGTCCAGAACAGAATAGAACATTTGTGGTACATTGAGAGGAAGTACACAGTTTTTACGCCTGAGATATCTGgcattgtctacactatcaaactttatgtgacagaaaaataTGCCCATattatggacataatgatgtcatatcactgccatatttgggaatatcactaccatattgggcacaTTCTACTTTTtttcacactagtttgatagtgtaaacagagcttaagttatATTTTCTGGTGTCTTCGACTTTTAGAAAACGAAATATATAGAATGGTGATGATAACGATTCTGATCATGATCTTGTTTATGATAAATAGCTTTTGCAATTTCTTCAACTTTTGAAAGCTTTTCTTCACCATGACATATTCTTCTTCAACTGTAACAACAACAGTGAAAGCCCGTTCAGACCTGCTATTCTGGTTCCCGGTTCATACACATACAATGAACACATGACAGAGATATCGTATATTAAAAAGTACTATAATACACGAAGACTCTTTTCTAAATGTCGCAATAGCCTGTTAGACTGTATGAGTGACAGCTACATAAACGGGTGTTCAGATTTCGTTGTTTAGCCGGTATGTTGGTATCATGGGCACGGTCATTTTATCAACCACTTACACAGGTAATACGCGCAAACGCAATATAgttcgaccaatcacaagcaaaagATCATCCAACTGTCGCTTATGATTAGTCAAACTTTACTTATATTCGTCCTaatggaaaccaagcttaaacttaaattatatttaaaaaaaatgtttgtttgatAATGTGAAACAAGAACGTTAATGAGGGATTAACGGGAGCAGGGTGAATGAATTATACAGGTTCAACAAATTGAATTCATATCAAGTATAATGATAAGCTGACTGTGCCTTGGGGATGTTTCTTGGTTTATCACGTTGCTGCAGCACAAGCGGCCTACTTACTTCATCAAAGTGTTTTTCCTTTTTGCAAGAAGTTTAGATTGAGAGAGACCTCCTTTAAAACTCATACTAAAAGAAAATTACACATTCTTCTTCAATTGACGTTGGGAAACAAATGAAGTGAAAATAGTAAATTGCGAAATACGATCTGCACAATGATATAGCCTATCCATATCACTATCTTAAACAAAGTTTGAATATTTGATGAGCTGAGCCGTCAAACGGGTGTGCAAAGCGTCAAACGTTATGATATTGAGTTACAAACTtcataaatgttttattgtcaTTTCCGTTTGGTGAGGTGGCAATTTTATCTGCGAAAAATCTTTGGATACATTGTGTACATAATCGCATGCTTGCCACCAAGTGTGGTTCTAGTgggtttgttttgtttgtgggagggggagggggaggggATAGATACATTTAGATATACAAAAGAACATGActaaaaacattaacattactTTGTTCCATTTATTTCAATGATACATTTTGATAACTAAATCTAATGGACCTGCCATTTTGTAAAACGGTTTTTTTACAAATTAgtatttatataaacatatacatttacAATCGTTacagtaaaatataatttagtaaCTTGATTGAGTGGATTATAGAAATAGGAAAGACAGTATCGAGCCAGGTCTGCTTTATATTTCAACACTTTTAGAAACTTACTCATTCGAGAAaagtgaaattattattattttttaatgcaTATAAATAGACacacactgtttttgtcaagTATTCGTACAAAACAATTggtttgtaataattgtatttatatagaCATTTACGACATTATGAGTCACAAAAACACCGACTTTGGAAAACAGCAAACAGATTAATATTTGTATACGTGTTGTGTTTTAGATTTGTTGATTCTATGATAAacacgtttaaaaaaaaatcaaagttcTATTCGCAACCGATTCTCAGTGTTGTATTCCcacataattatgataatactTGTCAGTTTGTAACACAGCATGTTATCTGTTTAGCATGTGATTCATGTATCACCACCTCCGTTAATGATTACGTTACGTTATTAGGGGCTATGATACTGGTGGCACATGGTACACATATGTGTTGCTGTATCATGAAATTTGACTATGATACAGTACCGATAATCGACTATTTGCACACAATTAGACGGATAACTTGTCATTAACGTTATTCGTCAAATGTGAACGGgtattttaacattgtattTGCACACGTCACTTAAATGTCTGTTTAGTTTAGTTCTGTGTACTCCTGTACATCGACGTCATAATACGTATCTGAATTTAAAGTTGGACATAGTACTGGTGTTGGAATGTTAAAGACTGTAGACACACTTGGTCGTTTACGCTTTCCTATAGAAGCTACCCTGGACTCCCTGCTACATGACCCGCTATGGGCCGATGCATCTGCAGGGGGCGTATCGTTCGATATAAACGAGTACTCCTCCGACACTACAGGAAAAAACTCCTCGCTAACACTTTCAACAAAACCGCTATCTAGACGCTTTTGGTGACGTGAAGATTTCTGTGATAAATTATGCGGGTTTTTACTCATGTCCATGTACATGTCGTCTGCCGTGATGGCGCTACTTTCACTCATCGATCTGCCGAATTTTCGCAGGCTACTCTGCCAGCGTTTCGGCGTATCACGAATCATTTTATAAAGTTTCTTCGGAGTTTTATATTCATGTGAAATGTCTGTAGAAATGCTGGAAAGTTCCAGTACGTTTAGTTCTATATCTGTCTCTCGTGATCGAGTCGAGGAATCGCTGTGTGTGCGCAAGTTCTTTTTGGTTAGCGGCGTGATGGGCATTCGCGGCGGAAGAGCGGGTCTCATTGGAACACTATGGCTCCGACGAATGAACAGCCCTTGTGGTAGGTTCAGACTCATGTATTCACGGTGTGATATTTGAGTTCCATCTAACCCCATGTAACCATCAGGACCGATAGAGTTTGCTCCGTACATGCTCCGTTTACACTgagtttgtgtttttaatttgtgGATTCGGTTTTTcagtaatattatatacattgtTAGAATCATAAAAGCAGTGAATCCGATAGTGCCAACAATCAACGACAATACAACATCCGTACTTGGGTTGTACGATTTGTAGACCTGTCCGATGGTTGGATCAACATCAGCATTGTTTGAAGTAACCAATTCATTTCCTATATCATGAGGAATATTTTGTTCTGTTGTCGTCGTTGTCGTTTCGTACTTATTTATAACCTCTGGGGATAACGTAAACGGTTCCACAAATCTTCCTCCAGGAGATACCTTGCCAGACGGTATGGCCACGTGCTCTATTTTAGTCGTATCATCAAATCTTGAAGACGGTTCAAATGAAATCCCAGCAAGCATACCATAAGCCGTTTCTGCCTCCTGCGTTCCGTATCCGTATAACGTAACGGAGAACGGTATATTTTGATCGCGATGGTCTAAATAATGCACGCCATGTGGGAGACTAATCTGCGCCATGCAAAACTCTACACCACCGATTGTAACCTTTAACTTCCCAAGTTTTTGGAACTCAGTTTCGGGGAATTGAAACATGTTATGATAAAGTTTTATAGTCTGACGGCATTCGATGATTATATTCGCGAAATTATTTAACACTTGTCCGTTGACGGCGTTGTCAAGCGT
The window above is part of the Antedon mediterranea chromosome 10, ecAntMedi1.1, whole genome shotgun sequence genome. Proteins encoded here:
- the LOC140060753 gene encoding uncharacterized protein, whose amino-acid sequence is MTTLSYFGILLMLMVSSVCACTDCERQDNRGTEFIFGFLNIVGPDNYPKVTLVGSARRTTHVNVTMGVNVWHVTLDMHQYMKVVRIPGQTEGKAILIQSDYEITVYGVDEGNSMDSFLALPTDVLGNEYFVASYDIPMRIDIKHRGSQFLVIGIHNRTEITIKLEGELTYQGITHKKGTVLVRTLSRMQSILFFSDQDDLTGTRITSNKPIVVLSGSKCADVPRGVRYCDHLVEQLPPFSKWGKTFITTPLYNRTGGDRFRVIAGKDNTEVTLNNGDKRTLNRGKYVEIDIKSTMSYVINSTEPILVMQYGKGGAADNTKADPFMMMVPAIEHFTHDVMLVTLDNAVNGQVLNNFANIIIECRQTIKLYHNMFQFPETEFQKLGKLKVTIGGVEFCMAQISLPHGVHYLDHRDQNIPFSVTLYGYGTQEAETAYGMLAGISFEPSSRFDDTTKIEHVAIPSGKVSPGGRFVEPFTLSPEVINKYETTTTTTEQNIPHDIGNELVTSNNADVDPTIGQVYKSYNPSTDVVLSLIVGTIGFTAFMILTMYIILLKNRIHKLKTQTQCKRSMYGANSIGPDGYMGLDGTQISHREYMSLNLPQGLFIRRSHSVPMRPALPPRMPITPLTKKNLRTHSDSSTRSRETDIELNVLELSSISTDISHEYKTPKKLYKMIRDTPKRWQSSLRKFGRSMSESSAITADDMYMDMSKNPHNLSQKSSRHQKRLDSGFVESVSEEFFPVVSEEYSFISNDTPPADASAHSGSCSRESRVASIGKRKRPSVSTVFNIPTPVLCPTLNSDTYYDVDVQEYTELN